The sequence below is a genomic window from Tubulanus polymorphus chromosome 1, tnTubPoly1.2, whole genome shotgun sequence.
ATTTATCTATGCATATATATTTGCCTAGGGTGTAATGTCGAAAATGCATCATACGGTTTGACGATATGCGCTGAAAGAGTTGCTGTAACGAAAGCTTGCTCAGAAGGTCACCGTAAATTCAAAGCAATAGCGGTTGCAGCGTAAGTTTAAAGGTCTACTACACCATGTACTAATTCAGACATATTCTAGTCGTGACTAGGGCAATGTGCTTCATCAAATCTGCAACCTATTTCATTGCAGAGATATTGCTGGGAAATACGTCGGACCGTGTGGAGCATGTCGTCAAGTTTGTATTGAGGTAGCCATAACCAATCATCTGATCTAGAATATCACGTCTATATCGATGAcgtttatttaaatgattttagaGTTTATTCATCACCATTCGTGATCTCATTTCTATGATTATCGTATATCATTACAGTTTGGATCTGATTGGGATATGTACCTCGTAGACCCGGAATCGTTGAACTGGAAATTGGTTAAAGTCGGTGCACTTTTACCATTTGGCTTTAAACCGGAAGATTTAGAGTAGAAAAAGGCTGttatatattttacatacGGGTATATAGATGGTGATCacagattaagacatttatatgaactaaaagtaattttcttCCAAGCttttcaaattctttagtCTGGTAAATTCCAGAAGcgataaaactgataaatcCTGCCCTTTATTTGGAAGGGCAATTTCGGTTAGCAAATTCTGTTCTTAACGTTGATATACAGATATCATttaaaaacatcgaaatattTTTGCTTGCTTTTACGAAgatatcaatttttgaatgtATAACGATATACACTAATTCGCACCAGGTGTATATAACCTATATATAGCCTATTTGATGTGCAATATGGATCTACATGTAAAACATTTGTAGCTTTTAAAGGTGATTCAACTAtcgaataatgataatttgacTGAATAAATTACTTCTATGTACACAAATCTTAtaattatatgtatttatttctgATTTGGATAATGCATTTTCCGTTGGGGATGGAGGCATTAATTCTGTTTTTTTCCATAGAAATATTGTGCCAGATTCTTGGAGAATCAGTTGGAATGATTACTCCACGGGCTGATGAGAATAGCAACGATTATCTTTCATCATTACATCGTAGGTTATGTGACAAAAGTATCGGGAAGGAGCCTAGGAAATAGCTTGCCGTTTTCTTGGAACATACAAAACCCTCAAAGATTCCAAAAAATGTCGGTGAAATCTAGCTTTCTGTAATTTAGAAGGTATTTGCGACGGAATATCCCTCGCGGCTGAATCAAGATGCCGCAATTTCCTGCGCTTTAACACATGTCTATACGATGTATTCAAGCCGTTTTCTTGCCTAACCGACgttttcaaaatctaaatgCACTCAGTTGGTGTGTAGAAGAATTTCCCTTCAGGTACTGGCATCTACGTTATTATGAAGTGcattctataatgaatttCGTCTATAAAATGAACCTTGCCTCAACGGTCTGGTAAAAAGTAAATGTCGACATTAATCAAGAAACGTGATAAATAAGAcccttttcaaaaataaagcCTGGCACGCCACCCACCAACTTTTCTATCGACTAATGGACGTATGATATCCGCGCATAGCCTCTGCCTTGTCACCGATATATTTAGGACGGGTTTCCCCTATAGAAGCTAATATATCATAGCTGAACGTAACTCAAACTGCGATGGACGTAACACCAAATACCACAATAACACAAATACACGAACAGTAGATAGATTACAACTCACAACATGAAATTATAGGTTGTTGAGTCAGTCGTTGATCAATCATGGACTCTATAAAACGAATTCATTTTAGAGCCCATGAATTGATTTAATGAACCACTGAAGAGACGGCCATGTCATTTTGGTGagaccagggaagtgtgatcacacttccctggtgaGACAGAGTTTCACATAGCAGGTCACCGCGTAAGCGCTCCGTGCGTCAGGCGGGAAGTTCTCTTCTCTTCTATCATTACACGAAAGAACGAACGATGGACATATTTATTAACCGAATTATGAAGAACATTTTTTACTTTGTACGAATTCCACGAGATGATCACGAATAAGTCAAGTCACGCACGAAATAACAAAAAAGGAAGACACAACGTGAACAAATGGAAAACACCCATTTTCTATCCAATATATATGTGCATATCTATATATTCTgttcattttatttctttatgaAGCAATGAATAGTCGCCGAAGTGTATTTGCCGCTACAAGTTGCAGTAGGTAATTCAGTATCTAACAAATTGTATGAAGT
It includes:
- the LOC141902430 gene encoding cytidine deaminase-like; protein product: MAEGKFSDLSAVLQKLVTLAIKTKDAAYCPYSNFRVGAAVLCEDGSLQSGCNVENASYGLTICAERVAVTKACSEGHRKFKAIAVAADIAGKYVGPCGACRQVCIEFGSDWDMYLVDPESLNWKLVKVGALLPFGFKPEDLE